ACTAAAGCTGTAGATAAAGCTTATGCTACAATTAACGATACTTTACTTTACACTATAGTAGTTAAAAATGAAGGTAATGTAACCTGCTCCAATATTTCACTTCAGGATATAATTCAAAGTGATGCTGCTTTTGTAGCTGGTTCTGTAACTATAAATGATACTGCTAAACCAAATTTAAATCCTAATACCGGTTTTAATTTGGGTGATATAGCAAAAGGTGCTTCAACAACCGTAACCTTTAATGTTACTGTAAAATCACTTCCAACTAACTATTATATAAGAAATAATGCATCTACAAATTACAGTTATCTAGTTGATCCAACTAAAACTGCACTTTCTTCATCATCTACAAGTAATACTGTTACAACTCAAATAAATGTTGGAATGCTTTCTGTAACTAAACAAACTAGTAAAACCTACGCTACACTTGATGATATAATAACCTATACTACAACTATAATTAATACGGGTAATACCAATACAGAATATATAAACTTTAGAGATGTAATACCAAGCGGTTTAACCTTTGTTACGGATTCTGTTCAAATAAACGGAATTATTAAACCTGGACTTAATCCTTATCAAAGTTTCACTTTGGGAACTATACTTCCTGGTGATACTGTAATAGTTAAGTTTAATACCAAAATAACCTCTCTACCTTCTCCTAATATTGTAAAAAATATAGCTAATATAGTTTTCTCTTATAAAATTGACCCAACTAAGGACTATATAGTTACAGAAAAAGATAGTAACTCTGTTACAACTCAAATAAATGTTGGAAATTTAACCCTTACTAAAACCGTAGACAAAGCTTATGCACAAATAAATGACACTCTGGTCTATACAATAAAAGTTGCTAATACTGGTAATGTGGATGTCCAAAATGTATTGTTCACAGATCCATTACCTAGTGCTGCTTCATTTGTAACTGGCTCTGTAACTATAGATGGTACTACTCAACCTGACTATGATCCTACTTCTGGTTTCAATTTAGGAACTATAGCAACCTTAAGCTCAATTACAATAAGCTTTAAGGTAACTGTAAACTCGCTTCCAGAAGAATACACTATAATCAATTTAGCAACCTCAACCTACTCATATAAGATAGATCCTAACGATGGACTCTACACTAAATCCACTAATTCTAACTCCGTTTCAACTATAATCGTATATGCAAATTTAAGTTCCTTAGCTGTAGTTAATCTAGCTTACGCTACTATAGGCGATACTTTAAGCTACACTATAAACTTAAAAAATACCGGAAACACAACTGTAAGTTCTTTATACTTCTTAAACAATTTATCACAAGGGGCAACCTTTACTCCTGGAACTGTGGCTATTGATGGTGTTATTAATACAAATTTAAATCCAATAACAGGCTTCAGTCTTCCAGATATAATATCAGGACACACTACAGTTATAACCTTTAATACCAAAGCAACAACTCTTACAACACCACCTATAGTAACTGATTACGCAACCTTTAATGGTGTATACAAAGTAGATCCTAACGGCATCGATTATCAAGTAAGCACAACTTCAAATACTGTTTCAACTCAAATAAATGTTGGAAATCTTACTAATATAAAAGCTGTAGACACTATGTACGCTAAAGTTTATGATACTTTAACCTATACAAACACAATAACAAATGTAGGAAATATAACTGCTTTAAATACTTGGTTCTTTGATAATCTTCAAGCAGAAGCTCAATTTATTGCTGGAACTGTAAGTATTAATAATGTAGTTTATCCTGCTTTAAATCCTGTTAATGGTTTTACTCTTGGAGACTTGACTGTAGGTACTGTTGTGACGGTTTCCTTTGAGGTTAAAATAACAGCTCTCCCTGTTACCGCACAAATAGTTAATAACTCTAATACAACCTTTAACTATAAGATAGATCCTTCTGGTAATTCCACAACAAAAACAATTTCATCAAATAATGTTATTACAAATGTGGTTAAAGGTGAAATTACTTCTACAAAAACTGTTGACAAATCTATTGCTACCATAGGTGATATTTTAACCTACACTATCAATTTAACTAATACTGGAAATGTTATCGCAAGTAATCTTTTATTTCAAGATACACCTTCAAATGGTGCTTCCTTTAATACTGGAAGCGTAATTGTAAATGGAACGCAAGAACCAACCTTTGATCCTACTAAAGGTTTCACGCTTAGTAGTTTAGGTATTGGTAATGTAACTACAATACAATTTACAGCTACAGTTAACGCTGTACCTGATAGTAATAAGATTACAAACCAAGCCATAACAACCTTTAAGTTTCTAGTTGATCCAAAAGGAAGTCCTGTTAATGGTTCATCCTATTCCAATACTACAACCACAAACGTAGCTCTAGGAAACTTAACTGTAACAAAAGCTGTTGACAAAAACTTTGCAACAATTGGTGATACTTTAACCTATACAATCGTAATTAAAAATACAGGAAACATTGACACAAGTAATGTTGAGTTCTTGGATTATACGCCTAAAAATACAACCTTTATTATAAATTCTGTAACTGTAAATGGAGTAAGTAAACCTGGTCTTAATCCATCTGTTGGTTTCGATCTAGGTACTATGAATCCTGGGCAAATAATAACTGTAATATACAAAGTTACAGTTGATTAGAAATTAAAAAGTGCGAGTTGATTTTTTTCAGCTCGCATTACATAAGTATATTGCTATTGGATATTTACTAACCCCTTATAATAAACTTAATTTAATACTGTCTTCTTGTAAAAATTCGCTTAAATTATCCCTATTGTCTCTTACTATCCATCTTTTAAATGCTGAAAAAGGTGAGTTCGATTTTAAATATTTTTTTATTAATTCTTTGGCATCCTTCTTATCTTCACCATCTGATTCTTTATAGTTATTTATAGCATCAATAAATCGTCCTATTTCATCTCTCAATTCTTTTTTTATTGCGAAACATTCTAATTTTTTCATTTCGGTTGTCCCATTATAAACATTTCTCAATAATTCCACGGTTTCATCTATTTCAGTGGTATGTTTTAAAGCGGTTACTTCTATTCTTTCTTCCCAAGAAAAATTACCGATTTTCCTAAAAGCAATTAATTCATCTACCTCAACTTTTGTACAATCTAATATATTTTCATAATTATCTGATTTAATATTGTTACAATGTGCACATGCTAAAAATAGGTTTTGCCAATCAAACTTCAAATCTTTATTTACATTTTTGTGAGGTCTTAGATGCTCTATATTATATGAAGTAATATTTTTATTCTCGCATATATAACATTTGTTATTAAATACTATTTTTAAAGCATCTAAAACTTCCTTTTTATTATAGCTTCCATTTAGTTTGTTTTTTTCTTCTTCTAAGACTTTGGGTGCTTCTATTGTCCTATCTATTCTGATCATTTAACTTCTTCCTTTTCTCTTCTATTTCGTTAAATTCAGATTTTAGTTCTTTTGCTAAATCATTTGATGCGTTTTTTAATTCTATTCTTAATTCCGCTCTATGTGCACGTTCTTCTTCATTTAAATCATTTCTAAAAGCAAGCTTTTTGTATTCAGCTATTTTATCTTTTAATTCTTGTGAATAACTATCAACTTCAAAGTATCCTTCCACTATACCATCATAGGAGTAATTTGATAGATTTTCCAACCTAATTTTCTTTTCTAAATCATATATTACTGCATTATCTACAGAGTTTAATACAAATGGAGAATGAGTTGTAACTATAAATTGTATATTAGAGAAAAACTCAGTTAAGAACGGAAGTATCTTCTTTTGAAGTTCTATATGAAGATGTGTTTCCAACTCATCAATCATTACAATTCCTTCAGTATCAAATACATAATTTCTCTTTTCACTTGCTCTATTTTTATCCATTCTTAATATTAAATCTGATACTATATTTAAAATTGATGAATATCCATCTGATAATTCATTTAACCCGTAAGGTTCTCTTCCCTCTTGAAGTATCTTAAAATTATAATTTCTATAATCAAATTTCAACTTAATACTGTTATCTCCTAATATGACCTTTAATGCATTTTCTAGTCTGTTAAACCATGCCTCTATATTAGCGACAACTTCTAAATCATTTTCATTTCTTGCAAAAGACTGTTGAGTTTTTAAATCCACAAGATATTTCACAAAAATATTACTTGGATTTTCATTTAAAGAATAGGTTTCTTTTAATTTTAATTTTTCAACTCCATTAGGTATTTCAACGGTTGTTTTCCTGTTAGCACCATAGTACGCTAAAATAAATTTCCCTTGATCATAAAATGTACAGTATTCATTTTCATCGCCAAAAAAACTTAAATCCACTTGACTATTTCCAATATTATTTAATAAATAATAACATTGTTTTAATTCATTTTGTATTTTAAGCTTTTTATCTTCACTGATCTCACCTTTTAATTTAAATGATAAGTTTTTAATTTGGTTTTGATATATTCTTAGAGTTTTAACAGAACCCCCTTGTATACATATCATCCAACTTTTAATAGCAGCTAATGTGCTTGTTTTTCCAACTCCATTTTTACCTGTTAATAACAGATGCTTACGTTCACTTTGACTCAACTCTATATCAATATTTTCTAAATGTCTTAATTTATCTATCCTGATTTTAGTAATGTAATGATTTTTCAAATTAACACCACCTTAATAATTTTAATTTAACTATTATCAATTGTTGCTTTATATACTGCCAATTACATAAAATAAATTATATCATAAATTAGTCTACTATTCTTATTTACATTAAAATAGGGAAATATCATTTATGTCCCTTATCTCCTTGATCTTAAACATATTCTAACAATAACGAATTTATAAACTAAAAAAAGCATATAACCTTCATTTTAAGCTTACATGCCTTCAATTTCCAATCTTTATAATTAAGCAGTTGGAAATAACTATATTAAGTTTGTCTAAAACAAAGTAATCAATATTCTCATTTAACATTTCAATATTAATTTCTCTAAAATAATTCACACCTTTAGGAACTTCCATTATTGTTGAAAACCCCTTTACACAGCTATAACAAATTAATTTACATTTATGAATGTACTTTATTTTATATTCTACAACTCCTAAAAATAGCACCTTCTCTGCCTTTAGATTAAGACATTCATCTAAAACTTTTTTATTCTTTGTATTTATAACTTTTGCATCTACAGCTTTAATATTGGTTTCAACTTTCACAATACTATCTATTGATCCTTTACATCTAGGTATATTAATTTTATTTTTCACTATAAATTCTTTAAATAAATTACGTTTTAATATAGTATCAACAACATTACTGTAAATTGAGATTCTTATTGGTTTTTCTTCTATATTATATATACACTCAAAAGTAACCTCTGCCATATTTTTAATTATATCTAGTTTACACTTTTCATTTATTACTACTTTATATGAAATCTCAACCTTTTCATCTTCTTCAATTTCCCCTATAAATATTAAGCCCTCAACATTAGTACAGCGATAAAGTTCATGATTAATATGCAAAGAATTATAAATAAAGTTTATACCTTCAGGTAAAAAATCTCTTAACAATAACTTCTCTATTTTTCCGCCACTAACATTATGAATTTCTATCTTATAAGATAAAATATCATAAAATAAACTACAGCTTTTGTTAACCCACATCTTTATTATAAGCGGTTTTTCTACTATAGTAGTTACAACTTTATTTGAGAATGTAGTTTTAGTTATTACAGAAGTATCTTTTGATAACCTATATTTAAAATCCACTTGAACAATATTAACTATTCTCAAATAACTCATCACCTCTATTATAAGCTATCAAAGTATTTTATTGATTTTCCGCTTATTTTTCTTCTAATATATATTCATCTATATACTGTAATAAAATAACTGAACTTATTAAAATATCATGTTTAGTAATGGGTCTTACTATAACTTCTTCTATTAAATATCTTAAATTTACTTCTTTATCTTCACAAATTTCTCTTGGTACCACAATAAATTCACTAAAAGGTATTTTTATATTTTTCATAGCTTTATCTTCATATTTACATTTTCCATGTAACAATAAATTCACATTTAAAATTCCTAATATTACAAGCTTTTTACCTGTTAAATGTTGTCCTTCAATAGATATACCTATTGGTGTATTAATAAGCTTTGCAGATACAATGTCGATTCTTGAAGTATAATTAATTTCCTCCTTTAAATTTATATTACTATTAGGAAAATGTACTGTTTTATAGATATTGAATTGTTTAAAATAATTTATATTATCTATGTCTATAATTTCAGCGGCATTTAACTTCATATCTTTTCACCCTATCTTTAATCTTTATACTATATTTTATGTTGAAACTAAATTTTGTGATGAATACTTTAAAAGCACTTAATAAAAAATCGACTGACTTTGATACTTATCAGTCGATTTTATCATTATAAATTTATTACTAAATCCTCTAATTTATTAATCACTTTCACCTTATTTTCCACTAATACTTCTTGTGTTCTATTTAACCAAATACCCTTGAATCCTGCATTTTCACAAGATATTATATCCGTATTAAAATTATCACCTATATAATAACATTGTTGTGGTTTTTCATTAACTTTTTCACAAGCACTAATAAATATTTTTATATCAGGCTTTGAAATTCCCAGTTCTCCTGATGTAATAATATTTGAAAAATACTTTTTAATTTTCATTCTTTCTAACTTTAATAATTGTTGATTAAAATCACCATTACTTATAATGCCGAGTTTATAACTTCTTGATAACTCTTTTAAACATGGTATTACATCATCAAATGGTCTCCAATTATTTTCATAATTACTCAAATAAATTTTAAACTTTTCTTCTGCTTCTTCATCTGTAAGCTTTATGTTTGAATAGGAAAATATACCTTTTATTCTGTTAATACGCTGCTCCTTAAATGTAATTTTACCTTTTAAATAAATATTGAAGTATTCATCTGATATTTCGCACCAAATTTTATAGAATTCTTCTCTTCCAATTTTAAAATTTTCTTTATAAATCTCATAGAATTCTTTAACACCTAATAATTCAGCCTGCTTATGATCTAATAGTGTTCCATCTATATCGAAAAATATCATTTTACACCTCTTAACATTTTTGAGAAAGTAATTTTTCTGGGTTATAATAATAACTTTTGTTTTCTTTTTGAGAAAGTTCTTTTCTTAGTTAAAGAAGGATAATGGACTTCGTCCAAACCTCATGTATGTTTAGAATCATAATGGGCTTTCGTCCAAACCCCTTATATTAGATTTTGTCTTTTCTTACTTTCTATTATTTTTTGAGAAAGTGATTTTTCTGGGTTATAGAAGGATAATGGGCTTTCGCCCAAACCCCTTATATTAGATTTTGTCTTTTCTTACTTTCTATTATTTTTTTGAGAAAGTGATTTTTCTGGGTTATAGAAGGATAATGGGCTTTCGCCCAAACCCCTTATGGGTTTACTTTGAATCTTTGTACTACGTTGTTTAGCTTTAGGGCAAGTTCTGCTTGGGTTTGTGATGTTATTGCTACTTGTTCTATTGCTTTTGAGGTTTCGTTTATGCTTTCTCTTATAAATTGTGATTTTTCGGAGGATTTTTTGCTGGTTTCTGACATTCCTTTAACTGCTCCATTTACCTGATTTATTGTTACCCTAAGATTCTCTGACATAAGTGCTACCTGTTCAGACATAGAGCTTACAAACTGAGAGTCAGAGTAATAATCTTTTCCCATATCCTTAAAGCTTGTTAATTCTTCTCGTATATCCTTATCAATAAACTGAAGTATTTCTTTACTATCAATTTGCATACTTTTAAATGCCTCTTGAACCTTTGAAATGGTGTTATATATTTCTTCAACTGCCTTTGATGATTCCTCCGATAATTTTCTTATTTCATCTGCTACAACCGAAAAGCCTTTCCCCATTTCTCCTGCTCTCGCCGATTCTATAGCTGCATTAAGTGCTAACAAATTTGTTTGCTCTGATATATTTCCAATGGTATCTGCCATTACTCTTATATTTTCAACTACTTTTCCCTTTTCAATTGATTCTAGTATTTTTTTCTCTTTCTTTTCATATACATCTTGTATTCTTTTTATTGATATGTCACTTTGATCTTGAGCCCTCTCAGCTCTTTTTTTAGCTTCTGTTGAATTAGAATTTCCGTCTCCAGCTTTACTTGATAATTTACTTACACTCATATCTACTGCTTGTACAGATGAACTTATTTCTTCTGACGTCATACTATTGCTTTGTATTTCATTTACAATACTCTCAACTTCATCATTCATCGCTTGAATTTTTGAGGATATTTCCTGGGTTGTAGCGGATAGTTCTTCACTTGAAACTCCCATTTCATCTGCATTCTTATATATTACCTTTACTAGTTCCTGCATGGCTTCTACCGCTTTATTTAAAGATTCACCTAACATTCCTATTTCATCCTTGCTATCTACTTTAAAAGTTTTGGTAAGATCTCCATTACCAAAACTTTCTACAAATTTACTAATTCTTTTAAGTCTTTTAGAAATAAATATTGCAAGCATGGATCCCATGGCTATTGCTACAACAGCATCTAAAACTATTATCCCTATAAAAATATAAAATGAGCTGTAATATGTTGACTTATTCTGATTATTAGCTTTATCTGTTTGATTTGTTTTTACTGATATATTTTTATTGATATCATTACTTAGCTTATCCCTGAGTTGTGATAACTGACCAAATTCATTTTTAGCTTCATCCGTACTACTTAAATTCATGTAATCTAACACTCTTGAATATGTATTTCTGTACTCTAGCAAGTCCTCATTTACAGCATTAAATATTTGTTTTTCATCGTTTGATAATAAATTTTGATTATAATAATTCATATCCGCATCAATTTTTGTAGACTTTTCTGAAATTTCTCTTTCTAAATTATTAGTTTCATCACTGGAATTATTATCATATGTAATCTTTAATATGTCATATCTAATATCAGCAACATTTTGCTTTATATCATCTAATTTCTTTATAGCTGCAAAACTATAATCATGCATTTGCAGACCATTTTTGTACATCTGATTTGCATTTTTTATACCTATACCTCCAACCACAAGTATAAATATTATCATAACAAAATATGTAGACATTAACTTAGGTGCCATTTTGAGATTTTTAAACCACTTCAATAAAACTACCTCCTACTATATTCTTTGATTATTAGTAATAGTAAGCCCCTTATATGTAATAAATATGCATTTATAATTATAACATACAATTTTATAATATTAAATCCATCATTCTCCCAATAGCACCATTTTTATTGAGATATTTCAAATTCCTAAAAATCTAACTACTAATATTGCTACAATAATTGACGTCATATCTGCCATAACTGCTGCCCATAATGTGTGTCTTATCTTTTTTATCTTTATGGCTCCGTAATAAACTGTTATAGTATAAAATATTGTTTCTGTAGATCCCATTATTATTGATGCAATTATTCCTATATATGTATCCGCTCCATATTTTTTTAGTAGTTCTGCGAAAACTCCAATTGCTCCACTTCCAGATAAAGGTTTTACTATTATAAGTGGAACTAGTTCTGATGGAAATCCTATGATTTTAAATATTGGTTTTAATATATTTATTAAATACTGCATTGCACCTGATTCTCTAAATATAGTAACTGATAGAAGCATTGCAAGAATATAAGGAAATATATTAACACATATTCTAATTCCATCTTTAGCTCCTTCTACAAAACACTCATATACTTTTACCCTTTTTATCATACCGTATAAAACTATTGAAAATATTATAATTGGTATTAATGCTCTTGAAATATAATTCAACTTGCATTCCTCCTAAAAGTGTTTTTCAAGAATTTTGCAATAAATTATTCCCATAATAGCCGTAATTACTGATGTTATTATAGTAGGAATAACTATAACTGCTGGATTTGACGAATTTGACGCAGCCCTAATTGATATTATTGTTGTAGGTAAAAGTTGTATACATGCAGCATTTATAACAAGAAATTTTGCCATATCATTAGTTGCAGTATTCTTGTCCTTATTTACTTTTTGCATTTCTTCCATAGTTTTTATTCCAAAAGGAGTTGCAGCGTTTCCAAGTCCAAGCATATTTGAAGTTATGTTCATAACCATTGGTCCCATTACATTATTGTTTTTATTTACATCTCTAAATATTATTTTTAATATAGGTCTTAATATTATGGAAAGCTTGTCCGTAAGACCACTTTTCTCTGCAATTTTCATTACCCCACACCAAAGACACATAATTCCTAAAAGTGATATCATTAACTTAACGGAACTTTCAGTACATTGCACTATTGAGGTTGAAAGAGTTTCTCCTTTTCCTGAAAAAATTCCTACAATAGTTCCTACAAATATAAATATAAACCATATATAATTTATCAATTTTAACCTCCACTTTTTAATTACTGTATAATAGTATATGATTTATATATAATGTAATAGAATACCAAAAAATGTTTTTATAAAAACACAAAAGCCATAATTAGATTGACTAGCTAATTATGGCTTTTTACTTCTTTTAAATAATCTTATTCAATTGTTTTAAATTTCTTATAACCTTAAATTTTCTATTAAATATTTTATTATAAAAGTATGATCTTTTATCTCTGCTTAACGCAACACTTTTTATACCAAGCTCTTCTGCTCCTTTACAATTTTTAATATTATCATCGATAAATACAGCTTCCTCTGGCAAAACCCCAAGTTCAGACAGTGCTGTTTTATACATTATTTCATTTGGTTTTGTTGTACCTTTTGTTGATGATATTACAAAAGACGAAAAATATCTTCCAAACCCTGCTTTTTTAAAAACACCCTTTAGTGAAGGCCATGCATCTGAAACCACGGCCAATTTATATTTTTCACTTAACTTTGGTATTTCTGAATTAACATCACCATAGAAATCATATTTTCTATAGTTATAAACTAAATCTTTTGCAATAGCCTCAACGTCTCTATCGTTTAATTTAAGACACAAAAGTTCTTCTGAAAATACTCTATAATACTGAACAAAATACTCATATTCCTCTTTCTCTGTAACAATTAAATTTTGATTTTTCATAGCCTCATTTGCTTTTTTAAATGCTTCTTTTCTTTTTAATATTGGTATGGCCTCAAACCTTTCCCAATCTACATAATAAAAAAACTTAGGAGGAATAAACCAATTTCCTGTAACAGGCTTATTTAATACTTTTCCAGAATCCATTAAAATAGCTTTAATCATTTTTCACCCACCTAAATTCTTGATATAAAATCTACACCTTTTGCTGCATATACAATAATAAAGCTCGCTGGAATTAAGAGAATTATCGCTGCAAATGTACCTGCAACCTTACTTAAAGCCATTGCAGTAACACAATTTTTAAAATCTTCTTCTCTACACTTTTTTTCTATCACTTCCTCTGTCATAATAGACATGGCAGGATCAATAAAAATAGTCATAAGTATCTGCGCAATGCCATTTACAACTGAAGATAAAGTAACGCAGGTAGCTCTTAGATTAGGTACCATTTTAAAAGCATATATAGGCGCTAAAGCTCCAACCGTCAGAACGGCAACGGATATAAAATTATAAAGTACTATCTTTCGCGGCAACCTCCTATAATCAATTTTTTTAACACTCTCTTTAGAAGGTAGAACAGCACACTGTTTCATAGATCTAATACCCCTTCTAGTGATGCTATGTACTATAAGTTTAGGAATAGATTTCTCTACTGAAAAAAATAATACTCCCTTTGAAAACATTCTTTGAAAAGTTGGTATTAAAATTACCCCTAAAACCGAAGCTATACCTGATACCAAAATTATAATATTAAAAACATTAAGTAAATTACTAGAATATAGATTTTTTTCAGCATAGTTAGTTAAAAGTGGCTCTTGAAAAGTAACTGCTGTTCTTGATATCAATGTTAATATATTAAATACAGTAAATGAAATAGCTATTTTCCCTGTTCTAACTCCTACTAATCTAGTTGAATATGCAAGTGTTCCTATAAGTGTTATTATAAAATTAAATATCAAGATCAATAAAATCTGTATACTCAAAGCATCACTTCCTAACCTATTTCGCTGCTTAATTTATTTATCGCTGGACTTCTTACCCCTATACCTTTGTTCTTAAAAAGCCACCACGTAAAATAGTCTATATTTGTATATTCTTTTTTTAATTCATTATTTTCTAAACAATTATAAGTCTCCATTTTTAAGTCCGTTTTACCTATATCCTCTAGCCTCACATATCTTCCCTTTATTTTTTTATTAAACTTAAGCTTATTGTGTATCATTTTCAGTAAATTAACTTCACTTTCTGTAAAATCATCCTTTATAATAGTCATAAATTCTATATACTTATTTCCTTTCGAATCTCTATTTTTATATACATAAACTCCGCAGATTTTATCTTCAAAATATATTTTAAGTTGAAATTCGTATTCATAAAGTTTTGATTTAACATAATATATTTTCTTCATAATACCAAAACAAGGGTAATTAAATTTCACCTCGCTTTACACCTCCAGCTAAAACTTATTTATAAATATAGTTCACGCATAACATAAACTCAATAGTTATATAAAATCTAAACATAATCTTGCACAATATGGTATATTATATATAACGTTAGAATATAATCTTGAATAAAAATCAAGTTTAAGGAGGCTATATATGAAAAACGGCAACCTTGAAATAAAAATATTAAAAAATAAAATATACGATGAAACTTCTATTGTATTTATTCATAATTTAAAAAAATTAATACAGCTTGAAGGTACTCAAAAAAAGCTTGCTTCAAAAATAGGAGTATCTGAGGATCTGTTATCAAAATATAAATCTGGTGACACTTTTCCTTCTATAGAAACAATTTTGTATATTTGCAAACTATATCACATAACTGTAGATGAATTTCTGACTACTCCTTTAAACTCTTCATATTTTGAAGAACCAATAGAGAATAGTAATGCTCTACATGAAATTTTCAAGCTTAATTATTTTTGTTATTTTTTCGTTACAAATTCAGGAAAAAAGGCTGGAATTCATGAAGCTAAATTAAGTATAAATAAAAATAATTGTACTTTTGAGATATGTATTAAAGATAAAGTTATAAAAGAATTTAAAGGAAAATATAAAATATCAGATAATCTTATATTCTTTAATCTTTATAGTAAAGAAAATGGCTATGCTTATATAACAATGATTAAACCAAGTTTAAATAAAAGCAAATACATAGGTGGACTTGCCATGTTATCTCTTCCTTCTGACGCTAACAGCAAACCCTGCTGTCAAAAGATAATAATTAGCAGTTTTCAAATTGATAGAGCGCTTAATTATGATATTCTAAATGATTTTTTGAATTTTAATTGTGAAAAAAGTAATTTTGGAAATATAAAAATCTCAAGATATGAGGATGAGAATGTATATAATTTCATAACCAATTTAAGTGAACAAACAGTTTAAAAAATAAAACTACCCAAAACCATAGTTTAAACTAGCCATGGTTTTGGGATTAATACACTTTAATATTAAATAATCTTATAGAAGTTGATTTTATTTGACTTTCCTATCTTTTATTAAACTATTTTATTCTATCAACCTTCCATATATAAATACTAACCGC
The Clostridium felsineum DSM 794 DNA segment above includes these coding regions:
- a CDS encoding helix-turn-helix domain-containing protein → MKNGNLEIKILKNKIYDETSIVFIHNLKKLIQLEGTQKKLASKIGVSEDLLSKYKSGDTFPSIETILYICKLYHITVDEFLTTPLNSSYFEEPIENSNALHEIFKLNYFCYFFVTNSGKKAGIHEAKLSINKNNCTFEICIKDKVIKEFKGKYKISDNLIFFNLYSKENGYAYITMIKPSLNKSKYIGGLAMLSLPSDANSKPCCQKIIISSFQIDRALNYDILNDFLNFNCEKSNFGNIKISRYEDENVYNFITNLSEQTV
- a CDS encoding lipid II flippase Amj family protein; this translates as MSIQILLILIFNFIITLIGTLAYSTRLVGVRTGKIAISFTVFNILTLISRTAVTFQEPLLTNYAEKNLYSSNLLNVFNIIILVSGIASVLGVILIPTFQRMFSKGVLFFSVEKSIPKLIVHSITRRGIRSMKQCAVLPSKESVKKIDYRRLPRKIVLYNFISVAVLTVGALAPIYAFKMVPNLRATCVTLSSVVNGIAQILMTIFIDPAMSIMTEEVIEKKCREEDFKNCVTAMALSKVAGTFAAIILLIPASFIIVYAAKGVDFISRI